The Sesamum indicum cultivar Zhongzhi No. 13 linkage group LG6, S_indicum_v1.0, whole genome shotgun sequence genome has a segment encoding these proteins:
- the LOC105164511 gene encoding uncharacterized protein LOC105164511: MVLENMEGESGRNILGLDTTMGTTDPIIQLTKLELQQLMEEAGRKAIVAYERRTTTPVERGGPRRKLFEEREPEKTLGTGRKDQNKRLPSEVGSSSRDKSQTRGPAISRAEVESVSRQIVNLGKQIDELKKRGEIVSQHRNSPFCNQILIETVPPNFRMPDLTKYDGTKDPLEHLAAFDMVMNLYGQPGPINAKLFVTTLTGKAQEWFVTLPPGSIESHEQLTQKFAFHFASKRKQKRSTTHLFTIRQQDNEALKSFMGHFNNGTLEVPDLRIDMMVSILIHGLKKGAFASALARDPPSDIEQLMNMVQKYIDEEEMNALKDGEWRSEEGRGRRIYDKEERRSRHERNREQYQRKYQKYTPLNTTRAKALLMLERKDVLRWPKPTRVTPARKNSHKYCRFHRKRGHDTDECYQLKDEIERLIRQGYFRDLIARNYQDGSRKSRSRSRERRAGNGISTGHNVRENAPVKGVIHSIAGGPDEGYSKRARKKIERRMAIITDRQIMNVSPEVDITFGAQDVKEKMGDDNDPMVIKMDIANFTVHKVLVDNGSSADIILREVLTKMGLGDTRLGPVRSPLVGFGGGEVDSLGTIELPVSIGDEPRRKTLMVKFLVVETPFAYNVILGRPGLNSFRAIVSTYHLRMKFPTPAGIGEVACDQKEARRCYNLSMKKETVDRKRKFEESLANKSEERITPIDEHKEIELVPGDASKTTKIGSKLERELETMMITFLRSNLDMFAWSPSDFKGINPEIIG; this comes from the coding sequence aTGGTTTTGGAGAACATGGAAGGTGAATCAGGCAGAAATATCCTGGGATTGGATACAACGATGGGGACTACAGATCCCATCATTCAGTTGACGAAGCTGGAGCTACAGCAATTGATGGAAGAAGCAGGAAGGAAGGCTATCGTGGCATACGAACGAAGGACCACCACACCCGTCGAAAGAGGCGGTCCGCGAAGGAAGCTATTCGAGGAAAGAGAGCCAGAAAAGACACTGGGAACAGGCAGAAAGGATCAGAACAAACGCCTACCCTCGGAGGTGGGTTCGAGTAGTCGAGATAAGAGCCAAACTAGGGGACCTGCGATCTCGCGTGCGGAGGTCGAGAGTGTATCGAGGCAGATCGTCAATCTGGGGAAGCAAATTGacgaattaaaaaaaaggggagAGATCGTGTCTCAACATAGAAACTCGCCATTCTGCAACCAAATTCTAATAGAGACCGTACCACCGAACTTCAGGATGCCAGATCTCACTAAATATGATGGGACAAAAGATCCATTAGAACATCTAGCAGCATTTGATATGGTGATGAACCTTTATGGACAACCAGGCCCAATTAACgctaaattatttgttaccACTTTGACAGGTAAAGCCCAAGAATGGTTCGTCACTCTACCTCCGGGGAGCATCGAGTCACACGAGCAGCTCACGCAAAAATTTGCTTTCCACTTCGCCAGCAAACGGAAGCAAAAAAGGTCTACTACCCACCTATTCACTATCAGACAACAAGACAATGAAGCACTAAAAAGTTTCATGGGACATTTCAACAATGGGACGTTGGAAGTGCCAGATTTAAGAATCGACATGATGGTAAGCATCCTGATCCATGGGTTAAAGAAGGGAGCATTTGCATCTGCATTAGCACGCGACCCCCCATCGGATATCGAGCAACTCATGAACATGGTCCAGAAGTACATAGacgaagaagaaatgaatgccTTGAAGGATGGCGAATGGAGATCCGAGGAGGGTAGAGGTCGCAGGATTTATGATAAGGAGGAGCGACGATCGAGGCACGAACGGAACAGAGAACAATACCAGCGTAAATACCAGAAATATACACCCCTCAACACAACGAGGGCGAAGGCACTGCTTATGCTAGAAAGAAAAGACGTGCTCAGATGGCCGAAACCCACAAGGGTAACCCCAGCCAGGAAAAATTCACATAAGTATTGCAGATTCCACCGGAAACGAGGCCACGATACCGACGAATGCTACCAACTTAAAGACGAGATAGAGCGTCTCATCCGCCAGGGGTACTTCAGGGATCTAATAGCAAGAAATTATCAGGATGGAAGTCGCAAAAGCAGATCGCGGAGCCGAGAAAGGCGAGCAGGAAATGGTATAAGTACAGGGCATAATGTTCGCGAAAATGCCCCTGTTAAGGGTGTTATTCACTCGATAGCTGGAGGACCTGACGAAGGGTATTCAAAGCGAGCAAGGAAGAAGATCGAACGAAGGATGGCTATAATCACCGATAGACAAATCATGAACGTATCACCAGAAGTGGACATTACCTTCGGGGCACAAGACGTGAAAGAAAAGATGGGAGATGACAATGACCCAATGGTAATCAAAATGGACATCGCCAACTTCACGGTCCATAAAGTTCTGGTGGACAATGGGAGCTCGGCGGATATTATCCTCCGAGAAGTATTGACCAAAATGGGCCTAGGTGACACCAGACTAGGCCCCGTGAGGTCACCACTGGTCGGCTTTGGAGGAGGCGAAGTGGATTCATTGGGAACAATCGAGTTACCCGTTTCCATTGGTGACGAACCGAGGAGGAAAACACTAATGGTAAAATTTCTCGTGGTTGAAACTCCTTTCGcttataatgttattttggGTAGACCAGGGTTAAACAGTTTCAGGGCCATTGTATCTACATACCACCTGAGGATGAAGTTTCCCACCCCTGCCGGAATAGGAGAGGTTGCCTGCGACCAGAAGGAAGCTCGACGATGCTATAATCTCTCCATGAAGAAAGAGACGGTGGATAGGAAAAGGAAATTTGAAGAATCACTAGCGAACAAGAGCGAAGAGAGAATAACACCTATCGATGAGCACAAAGAGATCGAGCTAGTTCCAGGGGATGCGTCgaaaactacaaaaataggTTCAAAGTTGGAAAGAGAACTCGAAACAATGATGATTACCTTTTTGCGCAGCAACCTTGACATGTTCGCATGGAGTCCATCAGATTTTAAAGGAATCAATCCAGAAATCATCGGCTGA